Part of the Syngnathus typhle isolate RoL2023-S1 ecotype Sweden linkage group LG17, RoL_Styp_1.0, whole genome shotgun sequence genome is shown below.
AAATGAAACCTCATCAAAATGTATAGTAACCATtctgatggaaaaaaacaacaacaataaaacaataaatcatgcattggacattttttgtaataaaactacaaaaatGGATTGCGTTTTGACCACATTAGAAGTTTTGAAGATGCACCTGCAGGGCTTATGTTTTTGAACAGAGGTAGAAAGAACATGCCTGTCCCGTGTCACAAAAAAAGACAACGGACGAGCCGGGCGGCTGGCATTCCTGCCTGCTGAGGAAGCAAGCGTTGCCTTAGGCTATGGCTAAGACAATCGGGTGTGCGCAGGGGAACAAGTGAGGTAGGCCCCGAGGGAGGGCAACATTGTcaacaaaagagaaaaaggcAGCAGAGGAGGAAAAAGGCAGCAGCGAGCGCCACTCACCAGGCGCCCACGCCCCCTCTCCTATCGGTGGCGTAGTCGTCCATACTGTCCAGCAGGACGGCGTACACGTGGGCAATGTTCTCCGAGCACAGAAAGGATGCCGGGGACCCGCGGGTACAAACGCCCGCTTTCAGACATACTCTGATTAGAAAGAAGAACCAAGATGGTCACATGTCAACAACAACAGCCCGCAGCTGCGCTCAAAACATTGAATGTGTAATCTTCAAAAGTTGTTGGTCTTCGGAGCCAAAGGTTGGCGGTTCACAATGGGTATCCAGTGCGTATTTTCTGGTGCCTTCCTTGCTCAAAATTATACCAACAGGGCAGGACTGATTCAGCTACATCTTCATTTCTCTTCAACAAGTCAACTCAACTCACATTCACTCTTTTTTCTGTAAGACACTTGAATGCCAATTGAGGCCATGTTTCTAGACTGATAAATAAGGTTATGTTGAGTTTATCCTGAAGACTTTTGGAAGGCCAGCGGGAGGGGGCCCCGGAACAAGTAAACAGCACAATTGTTTGAGAAACCCTTGTGGGAGCCCTGTCAGGAAACGTGTTaataaatggagaaaaaaaaaaaagcgtaggCTCCCATTTGAGTGACATGTCATTCAGGTCCTGCAGGTAGAGCCAGTCAGGTCAGTTTTATCTTGCCCTCAGTGAAGCTTGCACACGGCAGAACAAACAACAATGAAGACACAAGAGGGCCTTTGACGAACAAGGACATGGCAAAAAGCAAACAGATGAAAATCACAACTCaataatggaagaaaaagaggtCGCTCACTGGGACAGCGCTTGGACGGCGTCCCTCCTGGCCTCCGGGAAACGGCGCTCGCGCAGACAGGCGGCGTGCATCTGGCCAAGGCCGTCCAAGATCTGGGGCCACGCAAACGCAACTTAACGATGACGACATCGAGCGAGCGCGTGCAGTACGAAAGGCACCTTGACTTGAGGCGCACCTGCTTGAGCTTGCCGCGGCTCATAAAGCCCGGCAGACAGCCGAGGGCGAGGGCAGAGCTGCAACGACTGAGCATCTGCGGACTCCGCAGCTCCTCCGTATAGCGAGTGACGAGTGcgcctaaacacacacacattacattTGGTTGGCAAATTGGACAACTGCGGCCGGCTTCATCAAGCGTTTGCTATGAGCAGACAtttacaaaacaacaaaataagagACCTCTCATTGCATGAAAAATGTCACAAATTAATCTCTTGAAAAATAACTCACTCTGCTGCTCTGGGTCAGCCTGGCCGGGCCGGACCTGGTAGTATTCCTTGCACAAGGCAGACAGGGCACGCAGCGCGGCATCCTGCGGACGCAAACCAGAACGCTGCTCAAAGCTGAGCGCACTAACGGTGCCCACGCGGACGCATTACCAAGACGCCGTCCTTGACACGGCCTAAGAGCAGATGAAGTGACCCGATGGTGTCGTCAACAAGCGCCTGCCAGCCGGCTGCAAGGCAAAGCGGCAAGCTCACGCGCCTGTTGCGAATTTTCACGTGGGTTCAAGCAAACTGACTCACCGATGACCGGCTCGTTCTTGAACGGCATTTTGGACAAGGAAAGCGTCTCAATAAGTCGGCACACTGCAATTCAAACAAGGAGCTCGGATGTCATCTTGCAGGCAGGAAGCATGACGTtcattttaaaaactttttttttttccagagtgaCTCACTGGCTGGCCTCATCAGCTCTCCACCAAAGCCCCTTCAAAAGAAAACCATCAAAGCCGTCATTATTATGAGCGATGCCCATCAGCAGCATGTTGACTTCTTCCTGTCTGCTTACCTGTACTGTTTCCTGTCTTGGATCTAAAAGTGGGTCAACACATCCAATTTAGCCCAAAAAATGATTTCACATGCACAGCGTGTCTTACTTTCTGGTGAAGATCCTTCAAAGCCACCACACAGTCGGAGGGAACCATGTCCATGACAGTCCTGTTGTTTGGAACAATGAGATAACAAAAACTGTAAGAACTTCCAAAGCACGTTCCAATTTTGGATTTGCGGCAGCAAGCGGCGCTTCAACTCATTAACACACACCTCTTCCAGTGAAGCGAAACAAAACACTCTTTGCAATGGCAGCAAGCTTTTTGCAAGGGAGCGCTACTTGGGAATGCAAAGGGCTGACGCTTTCACATACAAAATGACCATGTTATAAGTTGTGGTCACGATTTCTCCCAAAAATGATGGTAGCAAAGAGATGAACGGCAAAATAGCATGTTGAAGATGTGAGCAACAGCTACAACCCAGGTGACTTGCGAGCGGTTGTGCGCTTGAAGGCGACCAGACGCTGCTGCGCGACTGTTTTGGTGGCGTTGCTTGTAAACATCTACCTGCCAGTGCAGAGGCCTAGTTTGTAGAGTGCATAGGTCACCTCCGCACACGCCAAGATGGCTCCGTGGCGACCTTGAAggtctgccgccgccgccatcttcAACAGCTGTGGCAGAACTGCAGCAAAGGCGCAAGAAAGACTTTTCCTTTGTAAACCTTTGTACGCCAAAAAATGCTCCTGGAACAGCAAGGCTGTGCAAAGGGTTTACCCGAGGCCGCCATGTAGTCAGGTGCTTGAGGCGTCAGGTTGTGAAGCGCTTTGGAGGTGAGCTCTCGAATCGCACTGGAAAACACGTTTGACAATTGCTCATTTGTTGCTGGCAAAATGTGAAGAGGtgactcaaagaaaagaaaacatgacaCAAAACAACACACATGACCTACCCATCCCAGTGGTTGACCTTCTTGACGACCAAGTGGTCAATCATGGCTTTGGTGTACTCAGGAAAACTGGCAATGTAAACACTGCAAAGCCAAAAGCTAATTCTGAAGGTGGGCGTCTGAGTTGCAGTGGCGCTTCTTCCCTCGGCTGACAATTGCTTACCTAGTGTTCAGGTAACAGCAGTTGCGAATGCCCACAGCGTGAAAGTCCGCCGCCGTTGCAATGTCGATGCCGTGAGGGAACGTCCCCTGCGGTCAAGAACAAAACGCTTGAACAAAACTGCAATGCTAAAGGGCTAAACTTAGGCCTGCCTTTGTGACTATTGCCCCACTGTTGGAAGGCTTTTACTCGCGCTGCAAGATGAACACTTGGTAGCAAATGAGCTTGGAGAGGAAaaagcggggaaaaaaaaaacccacaatatTGGAGAGGTGTGATCACCAACCTGCCTGCCAACGTTTTCCTGGAAAGCAGCCTGGgacaaagcaaaacattttcatGAGCAAGATGCACAGGTCACAAAGGTCGCTAGGAGGCACTCACTGAGGCGGCCCTGCGGCAGCTGACGTCTCGATCGAACGTGGCCGCCACCAGCAAAGAGCTGTCGAGGCAAACAAGCATGAAAACCCAAGTTCAGCCGGCTCACAATTCAGAAATTCTGCTTTGTGCGAACCACTTCACCAAATATATAGATGCGTTCACATGAGCTCATGAAGTTGCTGCTAGTCGAACAATCTCATCTTTTTAGCTGATCATGTCCATCGGAATCGACCCATGAttgcagaaagaaagaaagaaagaaaacgcgAAGACGATTGCTCCGACCAACACAACCAGCGTGTGTCTTTGGGGGCAGGGATCAGATGTCAACTACCTCTGCTGACACTTTGGCCTTTAACAACTGCACCCACCCAAGGGAtaggagaacaaaaaaaaacgtgtccTGATTCCACTCCGGATAAGTCGTTGCTTACGAGGCAGGATCGACCAGTTACCGGCAGGGTCTGTGAGACAAatgctttgcctggttcccacACACGCAACAGTGAGTCAGTTTCCCTTCCAAGAGAGCAGGAACCAGCTTGTCAAAGCGTGGACCGAAACCCACAGCCGACAGGCAAAACCCGGTAATCCTGTCCATGAGGGCAAAGGGAGGGAACGGTGTTGCCGAGGCCGGCGGGCTGCTGAGTTGCGAGCCGCAACTCGTTTGCCTTTGCCACGAGCGTTATCGACCACTCCGATTCGCGCCGGCCCGGATCGAACTGGGTTCGGTTCTCGCAGTCAGCCGTCTTTTGCTCTGACCTTGCGATTTGGTTGACAAAGGGCCGGAGCTCTTTGGGATCGTAGGCCCTGGCGAAGGACCAGCACACGTAGCAGGCGGCGTCGCGCACGTTGTAGCCAATGCTGCATGCGCCCCTCTTCTCATCGTAGGTCAGGGCCAAGGTGATGAGCGGCACCACTGCACAAGACAAAGTGGCCCCATGTCAGCATCAGCCAAACGAAACCTCAAAGCATTTCCCGTGGGACGCCTGCTCGCTGGGGAATAGAGCCCACTCACAAacatggaaaagataaaaaaattgACACATTTGAGGGATAAACGAGCGTGTCCACAATTATTTGTCAAAAGGAGGACCCGGGGTGTGCAGGGGCGCATAGTGCAAAGCATTGCTGGAGGCTCGATTAATTTCAGCAACATTGGTGTTGCCCGAGGGCGCCGCTCTTGGGACTACTGAGGCCCCGCCCACAACCGCTCAAGTGAAGGTGAATGGGCTTCACGCACGCTGGCTCGCACAGTCACTTGAGGCAGAGGAGCGGGAGCCACCTCCACTTCCAGAGCAGGTAATGGTGATGGCTTTTGTCTGACGAGCATATGGTGATTGGCAGCATGCTGATTGGTGGGCGGTTGTTGTTCCTTTGATGTTTTGAGAATTCAGGTTGTAAGCTTGACTCAACGTTAAAACCGTAGCTTGACGCTACTGCATCCAAAACAAAATCTCTTTTGGATGCAGCAGCCTTGGTTTTCTGTCATAGAGCTAATTGGCGTTCTTAGCAAGGGAGTGGCCAAACTTGAGCGACAACTTCTTGCAACAGCAAACGACAAGCAAGTTCCTCTGCGCAGGCGCCACCACTGCTCGTCGTACATGCTTTCGAAAATACAATGTGGAAAAAGGCTCAGGTAAAAGAAGAAAACGCACACTCCTGGTATTCCTGGCAGCCAATGACGGCCGGCCGCAATGTGATGAGCAACAGCAGCGGGTATTTTCCACGGCATTTGCGGCCATGCAAATGCACGGTATGCATATGTTTGCATATGCAAGCATGCGTCTGTTTGGTATACAACCTGTTTGCGCCAGCAGTTGTAGAAAATCCTTTCGCCTCAGGCTGTGCGCTTTTGGGCGGCTCAAGATTTTGGAGCGCCTGCTCATACACTCGTATTATTCAAAACAAATATATCCTAATatcccttcttgttttttatattgcgttgtttacttgtgtgtctatcgtgtaatatgtcttgtcaccgtgggatagggaaaacgtaatttcgatgtctttgtgtgtctcggcatgtgaagatgttgacaataaagcagactttgactttgactaatgcCTTTGGGCCAAACGTATAAGcaaacagaagaagaaaaaaacactttcatCCTCCCAAATGATGTTCCATttgcagggatgagaatggcaaatgtgaaaaaacactgaaaagtggCCGGGAGTCTGGGGGCCgagatatatatattaggggtgtaaatcgcgggttttgtcacgatacgatatcatatcgatacaaagaactacgatacgatatttgccgatatcttaaagcctgctgcgattcattcacgacatatcacgatatagtgctctacgatcgatatttttttttaaaataaaaaatatagaacaatatcctgatttataacaattcatacgcaaaatcaacaaggtactgcaaactatttagggaattacaagagtattgtagtatacaaagtgcttactttaacactgaattttgatgtcgtgttttttctttaaatgtgcggcgagatttgtgctccctgaatatttgatcaccgcatggcaggatttacaaactgcacgtgtcttgtccgttgagccatcttttctttggaatccaaagtgcttccaaacgaatgacttgaagcctaaagggtagcaaatttcctcgtctttttggacactagccatagtaccagcccaggagccacgtactagttgtcgactcccctttcacgtgcctgctctgctcacaacacaacgccgcgcactgctccctgctcccggaaagaggaagcaagcaacaataacTAATTTTGCCTTGAGATGTGCCAAAAGATGCTGTCGCGGCGGGCGAATGCTCGCGAGTCGCCGAGGCTAACGTTGCCTGGCCAGCTGCCCGGCcacttagcccccccccccccccccatatatataaaaaaaaaaataaaataaaatcaacggATTTGCGCAATTCACGAAAATAATACTTTCGAcggaaaaaacacggaaatcagCGGATCCgtggaaaattctcatccctgcaCATGTCTGATGGCTAAGCTGAAAACGAGTCGAGCTTGGGGGTGACGCACCTGCTGTGGCATCCATTCGACAGACAGCCGTCTAATTTCATTTCTAGCCGCAATCCGAGCGTTGAACGCAAACGACAAATGCAATGAAAAATGGTGCTTAACTTTCAGTCGCACGCAGCTAAAAATCGCTCGACTAACGACACGAGTCGATACGAGATCATAAGAATGGAAGAGAAATGTTTGGGCTTTCAAATGTTTCGTTGGGTGTCACATTTTACCCCTCTGTCAATGAAGGAATTGGATGGCAATGGCCAGTGCCGAAGAACGGAAGCCCAAAAGGCCACACTACATCCCGCGCCCGCCGGGGAAACCCTTCAAGTACCAGTGCTTCCAGTGTCCCTTCACCTGCAATGAGAAGTCGCACCTCTTCAACCACATGAAATACAACTTGTGCAAAAACTCCATCTCCCTGGTGTCACAGAAGAACGGCCAAACAGCTCGCCAGCTCAAGGCCCCCGCCAACAAATCAAAGAGTGGGGCCATTTTGCCAGGAGCGCAGGAGAACGCAGCGGCGGCGGTGGTAAGAATCTATACGGCGGAGGAAGTTGACACAGAGAGCGACGCCGCGGGCGTGAGGGAAAGTGGCCTCTTAACAAAGGCCAGCAACGTGGCAGCCGAGGAGCTCAAGCAAGACTGGCCTCGCCCGTCCGCCTTCTCCCTGGTGACGCCCAACCCCGACGGAGCCCGAGCAAAGTCGTCGTCAGTGCGGCTGTCAGACTGTCCCTTCCCCTGGACGCTACGGCAACTCCCCGCACCCGTGGGTCCTGAGTACACGCCTTACTTTGGGCCTTTCTATTCTCCCTACGACCACACCGCAAGGCATCACACGAGTGCGTCTTCTCCTCTGCACTTTGACTTTGCCGATCCCCAGAGGCCGGTGATACCGCAGGCCACTGCCCCGCCTTCCGCTTCACTCATGGCCACAATGTACCCATACCAATACTGTCACCCGACAGACACGAGACGGCCGTTTCATTGCGGCCTATACAGAGCCCGCCAGCTCTCCGGGTATCTCCCTTTGCACTGGTACTGGCAAAGACCAGCTGCTGGAGATAAGCACGTTGACATGCCGTCTGCTCACAATCATTTGGCTGAAGAAGGGCAAAGCGGCCACAAGGAGACTGGGCTGAGCCCCAAAGAGGGATGCTCTGCCCTGGGCTCCCCCAACAGACCCAGCCAGAGGAAGCAGCAGGACACTGACCCGCAGGGCCGCCGCTCGCCCATAGAAGAGCAAAGCGACGCCAGGCGCAAGGAC
Proteins encoded:
- the znf750 gene encoding zinc finger protein 750, which translates into the protein MGFTHAGSHSHLRQRSGSHLHFQSRNWMAMASAEERKPKRPHYIPRPPGKPFKYQCFQCPFTCNEKSHLFNHMKYNLCKNSISLVSQKNGQTARQLKAPANKSKSGAILPGAQENAAAAVVRIYTAEEVDTESDAAGVRESGLLTKASNVAAEELKQDWPRPSAFSLVTPNPDGARAKSSSVRLSDCPFPWTLRQLPAPVGPEYTPYFGPFYSPYDHTARHHTSASSPLHFDFADPQRPVIPQATAPPSASLMATMYPYQYCHPTDTRRPFHCGLYRARQLSGYLPLHWYWQRPAAGDKHVDMPSAHNHLAEEGQSGHKETGLSPKEGCSALGSPNRPSQRKQQDTDPQGRRSPIEEQSDARRKDTAESLLQLGTLLADGGWAERFGNCGMPARCSEAASEQEDNTGAAALLNLSMRHPDSSGADEPQGAEVPLDLSLRFPYAEPMDEEACDQRQRAALALCQLALLRRPAQDSAAADRLPALREKNKRRNVAGTERPGGSQAKLQNPHKPKRRKAAARLVRRPRRY